From one Microlunatus sp. Gsoil 973 genomic stretch:
- a CDS encoding helix-turn-helix domain-containing protein: protein MLLLRRAPPRSGAEQQIWALAGWLADALAPAVDDETARCDEAASMLSEDLHRQLTMREVAARLDLDYDRFRRVFRDRFGRSPLAFRNDRRLDVAATLLRATNLTCREIARRIGFSDEFHLSRRFRTRYQMSPTAYRRGSGD from the coding sequence GTGCTGTTGTTGCGCCGCGCCCCGCCGCGTTCGGGCGCCGAACAGCAGATCTGGGCGCTGGCCGGTTGGCTCGCGGACGCACTTGCCCCGGCGGTCGACGACGAGACGGCGCGTTGCGACGAGGCGGCCTCCATGCTCAGCGAGGATCTGCACCGGCAGCTGACGATGCGCGAGGTGGCTGCCCGGCTCGATCTTGACTACGACCGCTTCCGCCGGGTCTTCCGGGACCGCTTCGGCCGCTCACCGCTCGCCTTCCGCAACGACCGGCGACTCGACGTCGCCGCAACCCTGTTGCGAGCCACCAATCTGACCTGTCGGGAGATCGCCCGGCGGATCGGCTTCTCCGACGAATTCCACCTGTCGCGGCGTTTCCGCACCCGCTACCAGATGTCGCCGACCGCCTACCGGAGAGGCTCCGGCGACTGA
- a CDS encoding phytanoyl-CoA dioxygenase family protein, producing the protein MTRTDDPGAELVTDDLVAQYRDEGYFILEKVIGADDLDLLRSAAQYSIDRLDAAMDAAGVDRLGINAKGKRYFSNMIYQQRPELRHFIFGPIMEDICRRVLGENAYLFWEQYVIKAGDPDTTFAWHQDSGYVHENHTPYLTCWIALDDVTEENGSVYLLPYSRSGIRSYIKHVPIGTGDQVCYFGSDPGMPVIVPAGSIVCFSSTVIHRSGANLTDRLRRVYLLQYSPEVIMNAEGTQPHGSFEPFLVDGRLAADPA; encoded by the coding sequence ATGACCCGAACAGACGATCCCGGGGCCGAACTCGTCACCGACGACCTGGTCGCCCAGTACCGCGACGAGGGCTATTTCATCCTTGAGAAGGTGATCGGCGCCGACGATCTTGACCTGTTGCGGAGTGCGGCACAGTACTCCATCGACCGTCTCGACGCTGCGATGGACGCCGCGGGCGTCGACCGGCTGGGCATCAACGCCAAGGGCAAGCGCTACTTCAGCAACATGATCTACCAGCAGCGCCCCGAGCTGCGGCACTTCATCTTCGGTCCGATCATGGAGGACATCTGCCGTCGGGTGCTCGGTGAGAACGCCTACCTCTTCTGGGAGCAGTACGTGATCAAGGCGGGCGATCCCGACACCACGTTCGCCTGGCACCAGGACTCCGGCTACGTCCACGAGAACCACACGCCGTACCTGACCTGTTGGATCGCCCTGGACGACGTCACCGAGGAGAACGGATCGGTCTACCTGCTGCCCTACAGCAGGTCCGGGATCCGCTCCTACATCAAGCATGTCCCGATCGGGACCGGTGACCAGGTCTGCTACTTCGGCTCTGATCCGGGAATGCCAGTGATCGTCCCGGCCGGGTCGATCGTGTGTTTTTCGAGCACGGTCATCCACCGCAGTGGCGCGAACCTGACCGATCGGCTCCGTCGGGTCTATCTGTTGCAGTACTCCCCCGAGGTGATCATGAACGCCGAGGGCACCCAGCCGCACGGATCCTTCGAGCCGTTCCTGGTCGATGGACGGCTGGCCGCCGACCCCGCGTGA